A single genomic interval of Roseomonas aeriglobus harbors:
- a CDS encoding MmgE/PrpD family protein, whose translation MEIDATAQPVTRRIAAHFAATGFDDLPSATRHATRRALLDAMGVMLAATTLAPDARPFRDQAIAEGGAPDARLLGHDVRVPMPAAAFANGALAHALDFGDTFDAGPAHPGAALVPALLAIADANPAIDGRAFMTAMALGSDLACRISLAPARPFEDGGWYPPPFSGMIGAAAACAKLLGLDADGIVQAIGLALCQASFPAEIKFDADTRLRGVREGFAARAAVSGALLAQRGVRAFSAPLEGRGGFFALHGGGLRADVLLAELGARFLGDDVSFKPWPACRGTHAYIEAALALRPRISLADIVQVEVEIGPVQEMLIEPRAKKVAPPSAIDAKFSIPFTVAAALVHGTVTLDTFAPAALADRDLRAIADTVSPVRNPDWGRAQAASGSVTILTKDGQRLHVAIPQAAGHLDRPMSDDDLRAKFVDCAMRGATPMTRTQATRLADAILAGDPRGNLLTW comes from the coding sequence ATGGAGATCGACGCAACCGCCCAACCCGTAACCCGTCGCATCGCAGCGCATTTTGCCGCGACCGGTTTCGACGATTTGCCTTCGGCGACCCGACACGCGACCCGCCGCGCGTTGCTCGACGCCATGGGGGTCATGCTTGCGGCGACGACTCTCGCACCCGATGCGCGGCCATTCAGGGACCAGGCCATCGCCGAGGGCGGCGCGCCGGACGCCCGGCTGTTGGGGCACGACGTGCGGGTGCCGATGCCGGCCGCGGCGTTTGCGAACGGCGCGCTCGCGCATGCACTCGATTTCGGCGACACGTTCGACGCCGGGCCCGCGCACCCCGGTGCGGCGCTGGTGCCCGCGCTGCTGGCCATCGCGGACGCCAATCCTGCGATCGATGGCCGGGCGTTCATGACCGCGATGGCGCTCGGCAGCGACCTCGCCTGTCGCATCTCTCTCGCCCCCGCCCGCCCCTTCGAGGATGGCGGCTGGTATCCGCCGCCGTTCTCCGGGATGATCGGCGCCGCGGCGGCATGCGCCAAGCTGCTCGGTCTCGACGCGGACGGCATCGTCCAGGCGATCGGCCTTGCCCTGTGCCAAGCGAGCTTTCCGGCCGAGATAAAGTTCGATGCAGATACACGTCTGCGCGGCGTGCGGGAGGGGTTCGCAGCCCGTGCGGCCGTCAGCGGCGCGTTGCTCGCGCAGCGCGGCGTCCGCGCTTTCTCAGCACCGCTAGAAGGACGCGGCGGCTTTTTCGCACTTCACGGCGGCGGTCTTCGCGCCGACGTGCTGCTGGCCGAACTGGGCGCCCGCTTCCTGGGCGACGACGTCAGCTTCAAGCCCTGGCCGGCCTGTCGCGGAACGCACGCCTATATCGAGGCGGCGCTTGCCCTTCGACCCCGGATTTCGCTCGCCGACATCGTGCAAGTGGAGGTCGAAATCGGCCCGGTTCAGGAGATGCTGATCGAGCCACGCGCCAAGAAAGTCGCGCCACCGAGCGCGATCGACGCCAAATTCTCCATTCCCTTCACCGTCGCTGCGGCGCTGGTCCACGGAACGGTGACGCTCGACACCTTTGCTCCGGCGGCCCTTGCCGATCGCGACCTGCGTGCCATCGCCGACACGGTGTCCCCGGTTCGAAACCCGGACTGGGGGCGCGCACAGGCGGCAAGCGGCAGCGTCACGATCCTGACGAAAGACGGTCAGCGGCTGCACGTCGCCATCCCGCAGGCCGCGGGCCATCTCGACCGGCCGATGTCGGACGACGATCTGCGCGCCAAATTCGTCGATTGCGCGATGCGGGGCGCGACACCCATGACCCGGACACAGGCCACGCGCCTCGCGGACGCGATCCTAGCGGGCGACCCGAGGGGAAATCTCCTGACGTGGTAA
- a CDS encoding SDR family oxidoreductase — MSLQGKKALVTGGSRGIGSAIAKRLAADGATVAITYAGNTAAADATVAAIQDAGGTAFAVQADAADPLSQRAGIEQAAAALGGIDILVHNAGVAEFSTVAEDSDETYDRQFGVNVKGLHVGTRAALPHLNDGGRIILIGSISGEKAFPATSVYSATKAAVAALARGWAKDLAPRNILVNTVQPGPIDTDMNPADSDFAQQMIGAIPLGRYGRVEEIAGAVAFLAGPDASYITGTTLNIDGGAAA, encoded by the coding sequence ATGTCACTTCAGGGTAAGAAAGCGCTCGTGACCGGCGGATCGCGGGGGATTGGCTCGGCGATCGCCAAGCGGCTGGCGGCGGATGGCGCGACGGTCGCAATCACCTATGCCGGCAATACCGCGGCGGCCGACGCGACGGTCGCAGCGATCCAGGACGCGGGCGGCACCGCCTTCGCGGTCCAGGCCGACGCTGCCGATCCGCTATCGCAGCGGGCCGGGATAGAACAGGCTGCGGCGGCGCTCGGCGGGATCGACATCCTGGTCCACAACGCCGGCGTGGCGGAATTCTCGACCGTCGCTGAGGATAGCGACGAGACCTACGACCGTCAGTTCGGCGTCAATGTGAAGGGCCTGCACGTCGGCACGCGTGCGGCGCTGCCGCACCTGAACGATGGCGGCCGGATCATCCTGATCGGCAGCATCTCCGGCGAGAAGGCGTTCCCCGCGACCTCGGTCTACAGTGCGACGAAGGCGGCGGTGGCAGCCCTGGCCCGCGGCTGGGCGAAGGACCTCGCGCCGCGCAACATCCTGGTCAACACGGTACAGCCCGGGCCGATCGACACCGACATGAACCCCGCCGACAGCGACTTCGCACAGCAGATGATCGGCGCGATTCCGCTCGGCCGCTACGGGCGGGTCGAGGAAATCGCGGGTGCCGTAGCGTTCCTCGCCGGACCGGACGCCAGCTACATCACCGGCACGACTCTCAACATCGATGGCGGTGCGGCAGCCTGA
- a CDS encoding DUF192 domain-containing protein: protein MLLRRFAVALAALALTPAMTACSSGGSAAANGVATKTVTVRSANGAHAFQVELARTAAEQQRGLMYRTDIQKDGGMLFAPYPPEGGPPREASFWMENTPTPLDILFIRPDGTIARIAENTVPFDKTPIPSGEPVSAVLEILGGRAAELGIAEGDRVDLPK, encoded by the coding sequence ATGCTGCTTCGTCGATTTGCCGTCGCGCTGGCGGCGCTGGCCCTGACGCCTGCGATGACCGCGTGTTCGTCGGGCGGCTCCGCGGCGGCGAACGGCGTCGCAACCAAGACCGTGACGGTCCGCTCGGCGAACGGCGCGCACGCGTTTCAGGTCGAGCTCGCCCGCACCGCGGCCGAACAGCAGCGCGGGCTGATGTACCGTACCGACATCCAGAAGGACGGCGGCATGTTGTTCGCCCCCTATCCCCCCGAAGGCGGCCCGCCGCGCGAGGCGAGCTTCTGGATGGAAAATACGCCGACCCCGCTCGACATCCTGTTCATTCGCCCTGACGGCACGATCGCGCGCATTGCCGAGAATACCGTGCCGTTCGACAAGACCCCGATCCCCAGTGGCGAGCCGGTCAGTGCAGTGCTCGAAATCCTCGGCGGCCGCGCGGCGGAACTGGGGATCGCGGAGGGGGATAGGGTCGATTTGCCGAAGTAG
- a CDS encoding cold shock domain-containing protein codes for MRIALGQSGFSEGDGGAAPARAPGVASPDTDVHAGIVKWFDVTRGFGFVVADDPAIGDILVHFSVLQDHGRRSLPEGARVVCETVRRDRGLQASAILSIDLSEAVEPVRGRSGGDRIDRLKAIADAGPFEPVSVKWFNRLKGYGFLIRDAKPGDVFVHMETLRRAGIEEVEPDDRMQARIVEGEKGPLAVAVERND; via the coding sequence ATGCGTATCGCCTTGGGGCAGTCCGGGTTCAGCGAAGGGGATGGTGGCGCCGCACCTGCGCGCGCGCCGGGCGTCGCGTCCCCTGACACCGATGTCCACGCCGGCATCGTCAAATGGTTCGACGTGACCCGTGGCTTCGGCTTCGTCGTCGCCGACGACCCGGCGATCGGCGACATTTTGGTCCATTTTTCCGTTCTGCAGGACCACGGCCGCCGCAGCCTGCCCGAAGGCGCGCGCGTCGTGTGCGAAACGGTGCGCCGGGACCGCGGCCTGCAGGCGTCGGCCATCCTGTCGATCGACCTGAGCGAGGCGGTCGAACCGGTGCGCGGGCGCAGTGGCGGTGACCGGATCGACCGGCTGAAGGCGATTGCCGACGCAGGGCCGTTCGAACCCGTCTCGGTCAAATGGTTCAATCGGCTGAAGGGCTATGGCTTCCTGATTCGCGACGCGAAGCCCGGCGACGTCTTCGTCCATATGGAAACGTTGCGCCGTGCGGGCATTGAGGAGGTCGAGCCCGACGACCGTATGCAGGCGCGCATCGTCGAGGGTGAGAAGGGGCCGCTGGCGGTGGCCGTGGAAAGGAACGACTGA
- a CDS encoding helix-turn-helix transcriptional regulator: MPRFTHPRLEDVPLDLALHALADPNRLGMVARLAATERLSCTDAAPCESIPKSTLSNHLKLLRSAGLIETTQSGREMINTLRRDDFDRRFPGLLDAVLANAAT, from the coding sequence ATGCCTCGCTTCACCCATCCCCGGCTGGAGGACGTGCCGCTCGATCTGGCGCTGCACGCGTTGGCCGACCCCAATCGGCTGGGCATGGTTGCGCGGCTCGCCGCGACGGAGCGGCTGAGCTGCACCGATGCGGCGCCGTGCGAGAGCATTCCGAAGAGCACGCTGTCCAATCACCTGAAGCTGCTGCGATCTGCGGGCCTGATCGAGACCACGCAGTCCGGGCGCGAGATGATCAATACGCTGCGCCGCGACGACTTCGATCGGCGCTTTCCGGGGCTGCTCGACGCGGTGCTCGCCAACGCCGCGACCTGA